The sequence TCTGTCGCCGGTCGGTAGCAGCGACACCCAGAGCGCCATCGCCCGGGCCGTGGTCCCGAACACCGGACAGCGGTTGCGTCCGGGCCTGTTCGTCACCGGGCGGTTGACGCTGTCGGCAAAGAAGGTCGGCGTCGCGGTGAAATCGTCGGCGCTTCAGACTGTCGAGAACCGCACGGTGGTGTTCGTGCGCAACGGCGACAAGTTCGAGGCGCGCGACGTCGAAGTCGGCCAACGCGATCCGCAACTCGTCGAGATCACCTTCGGCGTCCTTGAGGGCGACGTCTACGCGGCACAGAACAGTTTCATCGTGAAGGCGGAAATGACCAAGGGAGCGGGCGGCGATGAGCACTGACAATGGAATGATTTTGATCACCGCGTTGATCAGGCCTCATATGGAAGGTCACGTCGTCCGCGCGCTTCACGATCTGGCGGATTTTCCAGGCTTCACCTTCGATGAGGTTCGCGGCCAGGGCCGCGGGCGGGGACAAGGCGGGACCTACGTCGCGAGCGACGAGGACATCACCTATCACCAGTGCCTCGAATTGAGATTGGTGTGCCGGACGGATCAGGCCGACGGGATTTGCCGCCGGATCGAAGCGGCGGCTTGGACAGGACGAAAGGGCGACGGCGTGGTCTACACG is a genomic window of Alphaproteobacteria bacterium containing:
- a CDS encoding P-II family nitrogen regulator, with the protein product MSTDNGMILITALIRPHMEGHVVRALHDLADFPGFTFDEVRGQGRGRGQGGTYVASDEDITYHQCLELRLVCRTDQADGICRRIEAAAWTGRKGDGVVYTMPVNTFARIREAGAKEHRND